DNA from Carboxydocella sporoproducens DSM 16521:
TAGCGATGATTTCTGCTCCCGGGTTGACATCGCCGATTACCACCACATTGCCATCATAATTGATTTTCTGACCGGAACGCAAGGTGCGATGAATCAACATTGTCGGCCTGCTGGCTTCCGAACCCAGATTAATATTGGAATCAAGCCTGTTGTTCCGGAAATTGAATTCCCGCATGTGAACCGTCCTTCCCCAAGATGTTCCCTCCTGGACATAACTTAAATTCTCCAAATAGCTAATAATTCCTGCCAGTGGAAGCCAAAAAAATTTCTTACTCTTCCGCACTGGTTCCGCCTTTTTTCAACATTTCCTGCGGGACCTTGAAATAGGCTGCCAGTACATCCCGGGCCACCACCCCGGCAGAAGTACCGCCATGGCCGCCATGTTCAATTATAGCGGCAACAGCGATTTCCGGCTTGTCGTAAGGGGCAAAGCCAACAAAGAGGCCATGGTTGTCCTTGCCGAAAACCTGGGCGGTTCCGGTCTTACCAGCTACCTTCACCGGGAAACCGGCGAAGCGGCCAGCTGCCGTACCGCCAGGCTGGGTTACAGCCAGCATGCCCTGGCGCAACAGGGAAAGGGTTTTATCCGAGACATTGACTTTGCGAATCAGTTCCGGTTTAAATTCCTTGAGAGTGCGGCCGGAATGGTCAACTATTTTTTTGACCAGCTGCGGACGATAGAGATAACCGCCATTGGCAATGGCTGCTACATAATTGGCCAGCTGCAGGGGAGTATACTGGTTCGACCCCTGCCCGATAGCCATATTCAGAGTATCATAGGCATGCCAGGCGGTATTGTACTCCAACTCTGCCTGGTAAGAGCGATCCAGCCGCTTTTTATCCTTTTCCTTCTGTTTCAGGATTTTGTCCTTTTCTTCCTCGGTTTTAGCCTGAGCCAGTTTGTTTTTGTACTTTTCCTCCAGTTCGGCATAGAGAGCATCATAACGCCATTTCAGCAAGCGAGTATTCAGAGCCTTTTTCCATTCCTCAGTAGGTACAGTCCCGCTGGATTCCCCCGGCAGAGTAATGCCTGTTTTTTCTCCCAGTCCGAATTCTTTGGCATAGCGGGCGATCTGGTCATTGCCCGCCGCCAGCCCCGCCGTAAAAAAGAAGGTATTGCAGGAAACCTGGATGGCCTTTTTCAAATCCACCCGGCCATGGCCGGAAATTTGCCAGCATTTGAATTTGCGATTGCCCAGCTGGTAATAGCCGGGGTCATAAACAGAAAAGCCGGGACCAATGCTGCCGGTTTCCAGGGCTGCAGCTGCAGTCACCATTTTAAAGGTAGAACCAGGAGCAAAAGGGGAAATGGCCCGGTTAAGCAAAGGCGGAAAAGGCAGTTTGTCGGAAAAGGTTGTTTCCCATTCCTCTTTGGAAATCGGCCGGTTAAAGCGATTGGGGTCAAAGGAAGGTTTGCTGGCCATAGCCAGCACTTCCCCGGTGCGAACATTCAGCACCACTACCGCCCCGCCTTTGGCATCAGGGAATTCCCGCTGCACCTGGGCCATGGTGCGGATCAGGGATTCTTCCGCTACCTTCTGCAACTGGCTGTCAATGGTGAGGATAAGGTTATTCCCTGGCACCGGCTCCACTACGCCCAGATCGCGGACGGGCCGCATACGGGCATCCACTTCCACCTGGCGGGCGCCATCCTTGCCATGTAATTCCGTTTCAAACCAGCGTTCAATACCGGTAATACCCAGTTTATCATTTAATTTATAGTCTTCTTCCGGATACTGTTCAATCATTTTTTGCAAAAATTCCTGACTGGGCTGGCGTACATAGCCCAGGACATGGGAAAGGAAATCCCCGTAAACATATTCCCGCTGGGGTTTGACCTCCACAATTACTCCCGGCAACTCCATGCGCCTTTCTTCAATTTTGGTGACTACTTCAAGGGGCACATCTTCTGCAATCGGGACCGGAACATATTTTTTCGGTTGTTGCTTGACCAGATTTTCGATATCTTCTGCTTTCCTGCCCAACAATGAAGCCAGCCGGCGAAAAACCTCTTCCTGGTCCTCTTTTTTCAAATCCACCAGGGCAACAGAAATATTAAAAGAAGGCCGGCTTCTGGCCAGAACTTTGCCATTACGGTCCATGATTTCCCCTCTGGCCGCCGTGACAGTGGCCAGCTGGATACGGTTGGACTGGGCCATCAAGGTGTATTTTTCCTGCTCGATCAATTGCATGTAGGCCAGCCGGGAAAGCAAAACCACAAAAATGATCCCGGCTATGGCCTGCATGACCCCCATCCGTTTCTCAATCCCTTTCATGGTCATGGCACCGTTCCTCCATCATCAATACTCTCTGGGCTTTAACCAGCCCGTACGGGCTGAACGGGCAAAGGGCCGATAAAAAAGCCAGGCAAAAAAGGCCGTATAGCTGGCCCTTAATAAACTATCAATGAGTGTACCTGTTCCCCAGGCATCCGCCGGATAAAAAGGGGAAACACCGATTAACAGAATCAGGTCATTGAAAAGGGCACCAAAAAAAACAAAAGTAGCCGGAATAAAGGAAATCTCTTTGTAAATTATTTGATCCAGCTCACCAACAAAATAGGCAGTCAGCCACTTGGCCAGAGCCGACAGACCGATAAAATAGCCAAAAAGCATATCCTGTAATAACCCGGCCAGCAGGCCAAACCAGGCCCCCCGCCGGCGGCCATGGTATAAGGCAACAAAAACCGTCAAAATCAGGACAAAATCAGGCCCGCTTCCATAAAAACCCAGAAAAGGCCAGAGGGATTTTTCCGCCAGCAATCCGGCCAGCAAGGACAAGAGCAGCACTAACCAGCCTGCCAACGCCATCAGCGCCGCCCCCTTACCACAAAGACCTCTTCCAGACGCAAAAAATCAGCATGGGGCTTGATCAGGGCATACTTGAAAAGCCCATCCCCGGCAGGTTTTACCTCGGTAATGGTACCAATAGGCAGCCCGGGGGGCAAATCACTGCCCAGGCCGGAAGTAATAACTTCCTGGCGGGGGAAAACAGGGGCATCTTTGGGCAGGTAAATCATGCGCAGCCAGTCAGAGCGTTCCCCTGCACCTTCTACCACACCAGGCACCCGGTTGCCCTGAATCAGGGCTCCGATAGCGCTGCGCCGGTCCAGCAGCAGCGTAACGGTAGCGGTATGTTCGGTAACCTCAGTGATTCTGCCTACCAGGCCATAGGTGCTGACTACGGCCATGCCCGGCTTGATACCATCTGCACTGCCCCGGTTGAGCATGGCCCAGCTGAACCAGCGATTGGGTTCGCGGGCAATGATATTGGCAGCCAGCAGGTCCAGGCTTTTTCCCTGCTGCCGGGCAAAACCCAGAGCTTCCCGCAAACGAACATTTTGATACTCCATTTCTCTCAGTTCCAGTACCTTTTTCTTCAATTCCGCATTTTCCTGTTTCAAACGGCGATTTTCCTCTACCAGCAGTTCCCAATCGGTAAACCGCTCACCAACAGAGACAGCCCCCCTGGTCAGGGAGGCAATGCCTGCTTGCAAAGGAGCCACCGCATCGCGCCACCAGCGTTCTAATGCCGTCAACTGGGTTCGATCGGTTGCCGTCCATTTATTCAGGAACAACAATGCCAGCACAAGCAACAGGGCCAGGAATCCCCATCCCCTGCGTCTATTCTGCCTCAAACCATTCACCTGCCTTGCCCAGCTTTAGCCACGATCCAGCACCCGGCGCCAGGTATCCAGATTTTCCAGACACTTACCTGTACCCATGGCAATAGCAGCCAGGGGCTCTTCGGCAATATGCACCGGCATGCCGGTCTGTTCGCTGACCAGCCGATCCAGCCCTTTGAGCAGCGCCCCGCCACCTGCCATCATAATACCCCGGTCCATGATATCCGCTGCCAGTTCGGGGGGAGTTTTTTCCAGGGTAAATTTAATAGCTTCCAGGATAGCTGTTACCGGCTCCGCCAGGGCCCGGGCTATTTCTTCAGAAGTAACCAGGACATTTTTGGGCAAACCGGTAACCAGGTCCCGGCCTCGCACTTCATAGGTCTCCGTCTTGCCTGTGGGATAGCAATTGCCGATATTGATCTTGATTTCTTCCGCTGTGCGTTCACCAATAGCCAGATTATAGGTGCGTTTGATGTGAGCCATGATAGCCTCATCCATCTCATCACCGCCAATGCGGATGGAGCGGCTGGTGACAATCCCTCCTAAGGAGATCACCGCCACATCAGTTGTCCCACCCCCGATATCCACCACCATATTGCCGGTAGGTTCTTCCACCGGCAAACCGGCCCCAATGGCCGCTGCCATGGGTTCTTCAATCAGGTAGGCCTCCCTGGCCCCGGCCTGCAGAGCCGCTTCTTTGACCGCCCTTCTCTCCACCGGTGTCACCCCGGAAGGGATACTGACCACAACCCGGGGGCGCACCAGGCTGGCTTTGCGCTTCAGCGCCTTGTTCATAAAATGGCGCAGCATCTCCCGGGTAATGTCATAATCGGCAATGACTCCGTCTTTCATGGGGCGAATAGCAACAATATTCCCCGGCGTCCGGCCAATCATCTGCTTGGCCTCTAAGCCCACAGCCAGAACTTTGCCTGTCTCCTTCTGGATGGCTACCACCGAAGGTTCCCGCAGCACAATCCCTTTGCCGCGCACATGCACCAGTGAGTTGGCAGTCCCCAAATCTATACCCATATCTCTGGAAAATAAG
Protein-coding regions in this window:
- the mrdA gene encoding penicillin-binding protein 2; the encoded protein is MTMKGIEKRMGVMQAIAGIIFVVLLSRLAYMQLIEQEKYTLMAQSNRIQLATVTAARGEIMDRNGKVLARSRPSFNISVALVDLKKEDQEEVFRRLASLLGRKAEDIENLVKQQPKKYVPVPIAEDVPLEVVTKIEERRMELPGVIVEVKPQREYVYGDFLSHVLGYVRQPSQEFLQKMIEQYPEEDYKLNDKLGITGIERWFETELHGKDGARQVEVDARMRPVRDLGVVEPVPGNNLILTIDSQLQKVAEESLIRTMAQVQREFPDAKGGAVVVLNVRTGEVLAMASKPSFDPNRFNRPISKEEWETTFSDKLPFPPLLNRAISPFAPGSTFKMVTAAAALETGSIGPGFSVYDPGYYQLGNRKFKCWQISGHGRVDLKKAIQVSCNTFFFTAGLAAGNDQIARYAKEFGLGEKTGITLPGESSGTVPTEEWKKALNTRLLKWRYDALYAELEEKYKNKLAQAKTEEEKDKILKQKEKDKKRLDRSYQAELEYNTAWHAYDTLNMAIGQGSNQYTPLQLANYVAAIANGGYLYRPQLVKKIVDHSGRTLKEFKPELIRKVNVSDKTLSLLRQGMLAVTQPGGTAAGRFAGFPVKVAGKTGTAQVFGKDNHGLFVGFAPYDKPEIAVAAIIEHGGHGGTSAGVVARDVLAAYFKVPQEMLKKGGTSAEE
- the mreD gene encoding rod shape-determining protein MreD, translating into MALAGWLVLLLSLLAGLLAEKSLWPFLGFYGSGPDFVLILTVFVALYHGRRRGAWFGLLAGLLQDMLFGYFIGLSALAKWLTAYFVGELDQIIYKEISFIPATFVFFGALFNDLILLIGVSPFYPADAWGTGTLIDSLLRASYTAFFAWLFYRPFARSARTGWLKPREY
- the mreC gene encoding rod shape-determining protein MreC — encoded protein: MRQNRRRGWGFLALLLVLALLFLNKWTATDRTQLTALERWWRDAVAPLQAGIASLTRGAVSVGERFTDWELLVEENRRLKQENAELKKKVLELREMEYQNVRLREALGFARQQGKSLDLLAANIIAREPNRWFSWAMLNRGSADGIKPGMAVVSTYGLVGRITEVTEHTATVTLLLDRRSAIGALIQGNRVPGVVEGAGERSDWLRMIYLPKDAPVFPRQEVITSGLGSDLPPGLPIGTITEVKPAGDGLFKYALIKPHADFLRLEEVFVVRGRR
- a CDS encoding rod shape-determining protein; this encodes MVFGLFSRDMGIDLGTANSLVHVRGKGIVLREPSVVAIQKETGKVLAVGLEAKQMIGRTPGNIVAIRPMKDGVIADYDITREMLRHFMNKALKRKASLVRPRVVVSIPSGVTPVERRAVKEAALQAGAREAYLIEEPMAAAIGAGLPVEEPTGNMVVDIGGGTTDVAVISLGGIVTSRSIRIGGDEMDEAIMAHIKRTYNLAIGERTAEEIKINIGNCYPTGKTETYEVRGRDLVTGLPKNVLVTSEEIARALAEPVTAILEAIKFTLEKTPPELAADIMDRGIMMAGGGALLKGLDRLVSEQTGMPVHIAEEPLAAIAMGTGKCLENLDTWRRVLDRG